One stretch of Sander lucioperca isolate FBNREF2018 chromosome 13, SLUC_FBN_1.2, whole genome shotgun sequence DNA includes these proteins:
- the LOC116056055 gene encoding hepatocyte cell adhesion molecule-like isoform X2: MKAETEAPSKAKIISQIVLFMCLGSFNSGGVLAVNMTIPNTLIRGTLGGEALLSVRYNSFSLDLPVIKWQLKREKSVTVVQSIGTDIIGTLRPEYRDRILVFENGTLLLHNLRISDDGTYDVEISITDDTFTGEGSITLTVDESISRPYIHMEASSVLELSENVVLNCSHENGTRTTYRWFKGGKPLTNMTRFVLSPDQKFLTITRVLMGDDDTYSCAVENPVGNVTSLPIRLTVYRRSSLYIILSTGGIFLLITLVTVCACWTPSKKKRHPARKPLTRLYDHADLSPINHTDDVLPKMTAHNGINAVTSLYILQQK; encoded by the exons ATGAAGGCAGAGACGGAGGCTCCTTCAAAAGCTAAAATTATTTCCCAAATAGTTTTGTTCATGTGTCTCGGTTCCTTCAATTCAG GTGGGGTGCTGGCAGTGAATATGACTATCCCCAACACTCTCATTAGAGGAACACTAGGGGGGGAGGCCCTGCTGTCTGTCCGTTACAATAGCTTCAGCCTCGACCTGCCGGTCATCAAGTGGCAGCTCAAGAGGGAAAAGTCTGTCACTGTTGTCCAGTCGATTGGAACTGACATCATTGGGACCCTGAGGCCTGAGTATCGTGACCGCATCCTGGTATTTGAGAATGGGACTCTGCTTCTCCACAACCTCCGAATCTCTGATGACGGAACTTATGACGTGGAGATCTCGATCACAGATGATACCTTTACAGGAGAGGGCAGCATCACGCTCACTGTGGATG AGTCTATATCCAGGCCCTATATCCACATGGAGGCTTCGTCAGTCCTGGAGCTCAGCGAAAACGTCGTCCTCAACTGCTCCCATGAAAATGGAACCAGGACTACATACAGGTGGTTCAAAGGTGGAAAGCCGCTGACCAATATGACGAGGTTTGTGTTGTCCCCTGACCAGAAGTTCTTGACCATCACACGAGTGTTGATGGGAGATGATGACACCTACAGCTGTGCAGTGGAGAATCCTGTGGGCAATGTGACAAGCCTGCCTATCAGACTGACTGTCTACA GAAGAAGCTCTCTCTATATCATCCTTTCCACGGGCGgcatcttcctcctcatcacctTGGTAACAGTATGTGCCTGCTGGACGCCTTCCAAAAA GAAAAGACATCCAGCTAGAAAGCCTCTCACCCGCCTTTATGACCACGCTGATCTCTCACCAATCAATCACACAG ATGATGTGCTTCCAAAAATGACAGCGCATAATGGAATAAATGCTGTAACTTCACTTTACATCCTGCAGCAAAAG taa